One genomic segment of Ricinus communis isolate WT05 ecotype wild-type chromosome 3, ASM1957865v1, whole genome shotgun sequence includes these proteins:
- the LOC8278605 gene encoding leucine-rich repeat extensin-like protein 4: protein MKKATTTSTHLSLLLLIAIFLCISFSSSSAQNIPTRSHGRLTDAEALYIRKRQLLYYKDEFGDRGERVTVDPSLVFENPRLRNAYIALQAWKQAIVSDPNNITVNWVGSNVCGYEGVYCAPALDNMTERTVAGIDLNHGDIAGYLPEELGLLVDLALFHINTNRFCGTVPRKLENWKLLFELDLSNNRFAGKFPLVVLKLPVLKFLDLRFNEFEGTVPKELFDKDLDAIFINHNRFVFDIPDNFGNSPVSVIVLANNRFHGCVPSSLGNMSNLNEIILMNNNLKSCLPPEIGMLKNLTVFDVSFNQLMGPLPETIGGMFSLEQLNVAHNMLSGSIPASICQLPNLENFTYSYNFFTGEPPVCLSLGDFDDSKNCLAGRPSQRSAAQCRAFKPVDCSSFRCKPFVPTLPAPPPPSPPMPVPSPPVYLPPPVYSPPPPPPVYSPPPPPPSPPPPVYSPPPPPPPVYSPPPPPPVYSPPPPPPSPPPPPPPVYSPPPPPSPPPPSPPPPVYSPPPPPPSPPPPSPPPPSPLPPCVRPPPPPPPNSPPPPPPLFSPPPPTPYYYSSPPPPSPPHSPPPPPHSPPPPIYPYLSPPPPPHPVYSPPPPPVYSPPPPPSPPPCIEPPPPPPCAEYSPPPPSPSPPPPTQYKPPPSPSPPPPPVHYYSPPPPSQSPPPPAPVYEGPLPPITGVSYASPPPPPYYY from the coding sequence TACCAGTACCCATttgtctcttcttcttctcattGCCATCTTCCTCtgcatttccttttcttcttcttctgctcAAAACATCCCCACCCGCAGCCATGGTCGCTTAACCGACGCCGAAGCTTTATACATCAGGAAGCGCCAGCTTCTTTATTACAAAGATGAGTTCGGAGACAGAGGAGAGAGGGTCACTGTCGACCCATCTCTTGTTTTCGAGAACCCAAGACTCAGAAATGCTTATATCGCATTACAAGCTTGGAAACAGGCTATTGTATCTGATCCAAATAATATCACTGTCAATTGGGTTGGATCTAATGTTTGTGGCTACGAAGGTGTTTACTGTGCTCCAGCTCTCGATAACATGACTGAAAGGACAGTTGCCGGCATTGACCTCAACCACGGTGATATTGCTGGTTACTTACCGGAGGAACTTGGGTTGTTGGTGGATCTTGCATTGTTTCACATCAATACCAACAGGTTTTGCGGTACTGTACCACGTAAGTTGGAAAACTGGAAGCTGCTGTTTGAGTTGGATCTTAGCAACAATCGTTTCGCTGGAAAATTCCCACTAGTGGTCCTGAAGCTTCCTGTGCTCAAATTCTTGGATCTCAGATTCAATGAATTTGAGGGTACAGTGCCAAAAGAGCTGTTCGATAAAGATTTGGATGCAATCTTCATCAACCATAACAGGTTCGTGTTCGATATCCCTGACAATTTTGGTAATTCTCCGGTTTCGGTCATTGTTTTGGCCAACAACAGGTTCCATGGTTGTGTGCCTTCAAGTTTGGGTAACATGTCTAATCTTAACGAAATTATTCTGATGAATAATAACCTCAAGTCGTGCTTGCCACCGGAGATTGGTATGCTCAAGAACTTGACGGTTTTTGATGTGAGCTTTAATCAGTTAATGGGTCCACTGCCAGAAACAATTGGAGGAATGTTTAGCCTTGAACAGCTCAATGTGGCTCATAATATGCTGTCTGGAAGTATTCCGGCGAGTATTTGTCAGCTACCAAATTTGGAAAACTTTACCTATTCTTATAACTTCTTCACTGGAGAGCCGCCTGTGTGCTTGAGCCTCGGGGACTTTGATGATTCGAAGAATTGCTTGGCAGGTAGGCCGTCACAGAGATCTGCAGCCCAATGCAGGGCGTTTAAGCCTGTTGATTGTAGCTCTTTTAGATGTAAGCCTTTTGTTCCTACTTTGCCTGCTCCTCCTCCACCTTCACCACCAATGCCAGTGCCTTCTCCTCCTGTTTACTTGCCTCCACCTGTTTACTCTCCACCTCCCCCACCCCCTGTGTACTCGCCGCCTCCACCTCCACCTTCACCTCCGCCACCAGTATATTCACCTCCTCCACCACCACCGCCAGTATATTCACCTCCTCCACCACCGCCGGTATATTCACCTCCTCCGCCTCCACCTTCCCCCCCACCGCCACCCCCACCAGTATACTCACCTCCTCCACCACCTTCTCCACCACCGCCTTCTCCTCCACCACCAGTATATTCACCTCCGCCTCCTCCTCCATCTCCTCCACCACCATCTCCACCACCGCCCTCACCCTTGCCACCCTGTGTACGTCCCCCACCACCGCCACCACCAAACTCCCCACCACCTCCACCGCCATTATTCTCTCCACCACCACCAACTCCTTACTATTACAGCTCACCACCACCACCTTCACCACCACACTCACCACCTCCACCCCCACATTCCCCTCCACCACCTATCTATCCCTACTTATCACCACCCCCGCCGCCACATCCTGTCTATTCTCCCCCCCCTCCACCAGTTTATTCACCACCACCTCCTCCCTCTCCGCCTCCTTGTATAGAACCACCTCCACCGCCACCATGTGCAGAATATTCTCCACCTCCACCATCCCCATCACCACCCCCACCAACACAGTACAAGCCACCACCATCCccatcaccaccaccaccaccagtTCACTACTACTCGCCACCGCCGCCATCTCAATCACCGCCACCTCCAGCACCAGTGTACGAGGGGCCATTGCCACCAATAACAGGAGTCTCATATGCTTCACCGCCACCACCTCCCTACTACTATTGA